The Shewanella sp. NFH-SH190041 genome has a window encoding:
- a CDS encoding IS3 family transposase (programmed frameshift), whose product MSKKRKNHSPTFKAKVALAAAKGNKTLAQLSSEFGIHQSQIGKWKQELLDNASTLFESKADKAKKNEVDCEKLHAKIGQLTMENGFFSQSARSLTRAQRKNKVDRKDKLPVLHQCRLLGISRSSAYYEPAPFSAEQLEIMRRIDQIHLKHPFYGSRKITLELCASGFHVNRKRVQRLMRLMDIVPLYPKKQTSRPNQAHTIYPYLLRELSIERADQVWATDITYIPMEKGFAYLIAIIDWHSRKVLAWRMSNTMDTQFCLDALDEALAKYGKPEIFNTDQGSQFTSDAFTGRLKEMDIRISMDGKGRWVDNVFIERLWRSLKYEEVYIKAYGTITEAELAIGEYFVFYNEQRFHQGLNNHTPDQVYFAKKKFAA is encoded by the exons TCCCAGATTGGCAAATGGAAGCAGGAGCTTCTAGATAATGCCTCGACCCTGTTTGAAAGCAAGGCTGACAAGGCTAAAAAGAACGAAGTCGACTGTGAAAAACTCCATGCAAAAATCGGTCAACTGACCATGGAAAATG GATTTTTTAGCCAAAGTGCTCGGTCGTTAACGAGAGCACAACGGAAAAATAAAGTCGACCGTAAGGATAAATTGCCCGTTTTACACCAGTGTCGTTTGTTGGGTATTAGCCGCTCTAGCGCCTATTACGAGCCTGCTCCGTTTTCAGCAGAGCAGCTTGAAATCATGCGCCGGATAGATCAAATTCATCTGAAACACCCGTTTTATGGCAGCCGTAAAATCACGCTGGAACTTTGTGCCAGTGGCTTTCATGTCAACCGTAAACGGGTGCAGAGACTGATGCGTTTAATGGACATTGTGCCTCTGTACCCAAAGAAGCAAACATCTCGGCCCAATCAGGCTCATACCATTTATCCGTACTTACTGCGTGAGCTGAGTATTGAGCGGGCAGATCAGGTCTGGGCCACGGATATCACCTATATTCCGATGGAAAAAGGGTTTGCTTATCTGATCGCCATCATCGACTGGCATAGCCGAAAAGTGCTGGCATGGCGCATGTCCAATACCATGGATACACAGTTTTGTCTTGATGCACTCGATGAGGCATTGGCCAAATACGGTAAGCCTGAGATTTTCAATACCGATCAGGGTAGTCAGTTTACCAGTGATGCGTTTACCGGCAGGCTGAAAGAAATGGATATCAGGATTAGCATGGATGGCAAGGGGCGTTGGGTAGATAATGTGTTTATTGAGCGACTCTGGCGGAGCTTGAAATATGAGGAGGTGTATATCAAAGCTTATGGCACTATTACAGAGGCAGAACTTGCTATTGGTGAATATTTCGTGTTCTATAACGAACAGAGATTTCATCAGGGACTGAATAATCACACACCTGATCAAGTCTATTTCGCTAAAAAGAAGTTTGCCGCTTAA